From the Brassica napus cultivar Da-Ae chromosome A8, Da-Ae, whole genome shotgun sequence genome, one window contains:
- the LOC106359027 gene encoding acanthoscurrin-1-like, giving the protein MKSVRERSSSRLVFFLFGTASIVLFLSSNYVNGFRDLKERDGSESRSMSSTASSSVLEKNFYTNVSTVRFEHALVHENGNVDKSGNCKPRGGGGSGGGGVGGEGGKENPHKKKKGSCGGGGGGGGGGRGGGGGGGGGGDSGGGGGGGGGGGRGEGGGGGGGGRGGGGGGGGGGGRGGGGGGGGGRGAGGGGGGGGGSDGKGGGWGFGWGGDGPGQNGGYCWYPGCAKKVNGKS; this is encoded by the coding sequence ATGAAGAGTGTAAGGGAGAGATCATCATCAAGATTAGTGTTCTTCTTGTTTGGTACTGCTTCTATTGTGTTGTTTCTTAGCTCAAACTATGTTAATGGGTTTAGAGACCTAAAGGAGAGAGATGGAAGTGAGAGTAGATCTATGAGTTCTACTGCGTCTTCAAGTGTTTTGGAAAAGAACTTTTATACGAATGTTTCGACCGTTAGATTTGAACATGCATTGGTTCATGAGAATGGTAATGTAGACAAGAGTGGAAACTGCAAACCACGAGGTGGAGGCGGCAGCGGAGGAGGTGGTGTTGGAGGTGAAGGCGGAAAAGAAAATCcccacaaaaagaaaaaaggaagttgtggtggtggcggtggaggaggaggaggaggacgtggaggtggtggtggaggaggtggaggtggtgacagtggtggaggaggaggaggaggaggaggaggaggacgtGGTgaaggaggtggtggtggaggaggaggacgtggaggtggtggtggtggtggaggaggggGAGGAcgtggcggtggtggtggaggaggaggaggacgtggagctggtggtggtggtggtggaggaggaggaagtgATGGGAAGGGCGGAGGATGGGGCTTTGGATGGGGAGGTGATGGCCCCGGCCAAAACGGAGGTTATTGTTGGTATCCCGGCTGTGCTAAAAAGGTCAACGGGAAGTCATAA